In Bacillus alveayuensis, the DNA window GCCGCGGAAAAAGTCGTGTATTTGACTGTTCAAGATTTTAATGAGAAATGGGCAGGGCGAAAGTTACGAGGATTTGCCGAAGCGCATGAAGCCCTCCAGCGAATAGGATTAACCAAATAATGTAAATCGATAAGATGAGGGGATCTCCCTTTCCACACAGGAGACTGAATATTCAGTCTCCTGTGTGGAAGAAACAGGCCCTCTCTATTCTAAATCCATTTCAGAGATAACCCTATCTATCTT includes these proteins:
- a CDS encoding transposase-like protein (product_source=COG3328; cog=COG3328); translation: AAEKVVYLTVQDFNEKWAGRKLRGFAEAHEALQRIGLTK